From the Kribbella sp. CA-293567 genome, the window TGCGGCTTCCGAAGCTGAAGGGCTTCAAGAGCAGGAACCGAGTGGAGTTCCAGGTCGTTAACCTGGACAAGCTCGGACAGCTGTTCCCCGAAGGTGGCGAGATCGGCGTAGCCGACCTGGTCGCCAAGGGTGCGGTCCGTGACAGTCTCCCGGTGAAGGTACTGGGAGACGGCGAGCTCACGGTTGCTCTGCAAGTTTCGGTACACAAGTTCTCGAAGTCCGCCAAGGAGAAGATCGCGGCGGCCGGAGGAACTACGACCGAGGTGTGAGTTACCAGGGCTCGTGCGAGCCAGCGCTTGTATATTGTGCGCTGGAGTTCGGACGAGCCCTGGTTCGTCTCTTGCCCAGCTGCTTTGCTAGGCCCCTGCCCTGCCCGGGGCAAGGTAAATCATGTGGGAGGACAGGGTGTTAGGCGCCTTTGCCAACGCGTTCAAGACTCCGGACCTGCGCCGGAAGATCTTGTTCGTGCTCTTCATCATCGTGATCTTCCGGATCGGCTCGGTCGTGCCGGCCCCTGGCGTCGACGTCCGGGCCCTGCGCACCTGTATCGACGTGAGTCAGTCCGGTGCGAACGCGAACCTGTACAACCTGATCAATCTCTTCTCGGGTGGGGCACTGCTGCAGCTCGCGATCTTCGCGCTGGGCATCATGCCGTACATCACCGCCAGCATCATTCTGCAGCTGCTCACCGTGGTCATCCCGCGGTTGGAGTCGCTGAAGAAGGAAGGCCAGGCGGGGCAGACCAAGATCACCCAGTACACCCGGTTCCTGACCGTCGGACTGGCCGTTCTGCAGGCCACCGCGTTCGTCGCGCTGGCCCGCACCCCCGGCCGGCTGTTCCAGGGCTGCAACGAGGCACTGCTGTACAGGGACGGCTGGTTCCCGGTCGTCGTGATGGTGCTCACCATGACCGCCGGTACCGGCATCGTGATGTGGCTCGGTGAGCTGATCACCGATCGTGGCGTCGGCAACGGTATGTCGATCCTGATCTTCACCCAGATCGTCGCGACCTTCCCGTCGCAGCTGTGGGGTATCCGCAAGTCCAAGGGCGTCGCCACCTTCGTGGTCGTGCTGATCATCGGTCTGGTGATCATGGCCGCGGTGATCTTCATCGAGCAGGCACAGCGCCGGATTCCGGTGCAGTACGCCAAGCGGATGGTCGGCCGCAAGATGTTCGGCGGTACCTCGACCTACATCCCGCTGAAGGTCAACCAGGCCGGCGTCATCCCGGTCATCTTCGCCTCCAGCCTGATGTACCTGCCGGTGCTGGTCAGCCAGTTCAAACAGGAAGAGAAATGGGCCCAGTGGATCCAGGGCAACCTGGTCAAGGGTGATCACCCGATCTACATGGTGACGTATATCGCCCTGATCATCTTCTTCACGTACTTCTACGTCTCGATTACCTTCAATCCGAAGGAAGTTGCAGACAACATGAAGAAGTACGGCGGCTTCATTCCCGGGATCCGGGCGGGCCGACCGACCGAGGAGTACCTCTCCTACGTTCTGTCCCGCATCACGTTGCCCGGCGCGATCTACCTGGCGTTCATCTCGATGATTCCGCTGGTCGCCCTCGTTCTGCTCAACGCCAGCCAGAACTTCCCGTTCGGCGGTACGTCGATCCTGATCATGGTCGGCGTCGGTCTGGACACGGTGAAGCAGATCGAGTCGCAGCTGCAGCAACGTAATTACGAAGGGTTCCTGCGCTGATGAGAATGTTGCTGATGGGTCCGCCCGGAGCGGGTAAGGGGACGCAGGCAAAGGTGCTTGCGGACCGGCTCGGGATCCCGGCGGTATCCACCGGCGACATTTTCCGCGCGAACGTGAAGGACGAGACCGCACTCGGTCTCGAGGCGAAGCGGTACATGGACGCGGGCAACTACGTCCCCGACGAGGTCACCAACGCAATGGTGCGCGACCGGTTGTCGGAGGCGGACGCGGGTGAGGGGTTCCTGCTCGACGGGTACCCCCGCACGTTGCCCCAGGTCGGCACGCTGGACGACATCCTGGCCGAGCACGGCCACCAGCTGGACGCGGTGGTCGCGCTGGTCGCGGACACCGACGTGCTGGTGGACCGGATGCTGCGCCGGGCCAAGGTCGACGGCCGGTCCGACGACTCCGAGGACGTCATCCGGCACCGCCAGGAGGTCTACGCCGCCGAGACGAAGCCGCTGCTGCGGGTCTACGCCCAGCGCGGTCTGCTGGTCGAGGTCGACGGCGTCGGTGAGATCGAAGAGGTCAGCGAGCGCGTGCTCACGGCCTTGAAAACACTGGAAGGTTAAGAGCAGTCAGTGATCTTCAGGGACCGCGGGATCGAGATCAAGACCCGCGAACAGATCATCTCCATGCGTGCGGCCGGCCTGGTCGTCGGCCGCACGCTGGAACTGCTCCGCGGCGAGGTGAAGCCCGGTGTCAGCACCGGTGACCTCGACGCGATCGCGGAGGACGCCATCCGTTCGGCGGGTGCGACGCCTTCGTTCAAGGGCTACCACGGCTTCACCGGCTCCATCTGCGCGTCGGTGAACGAGGAGATCGTGCACGGCATCCCCGGTGACCGGGTACTGGCCGAAGGCGATCTGATCTCGATCGACTGTGGCGCGATCGTCGACGGCTGGCACGGCGACGCCGCCATCACGGTGCCGGTCGGCCAGGCCGCGCCGGAACTGCTCGAGCTGGCCAGGATCTGCGAGGAGTCGATGTGGCGTGGTTTCGCCGCCGCGTCGCTCGGTGGCCGGCTGACCGACATCTCGGCGGCCGTCGAAGGCTACGTGCGGGCCAACTCGGCGTACGGGATCGTCGAGGACTTCGTCGGGCACGGGATCGGCTCGGCGATGCACCAGCCGCCGAACGTGCCGAACTTCGGCAAGGCCGGCAAGGGCCCGAAGCTGGTCGAGGGTCTCGCGCTCGCGGTCGAGCCGATGATCACGCTGGGCCGGCAGGACAACCACACGCTCGAGGACGACTGGACGGTCGTCACCGACGACGGTCTGGCCTCGGCCCACACCGAGCACACGTTCACGCTGACGCCGCAGGGCCCGTGGGTGCTGACCGCGCTCGACGGCGGCGAGGCCAAGCTCAAGGAACTCGGCGTCACCTTCGGTCCCCTCGCCGACTGACTTAAGTCTCCGGGGGTCCGCCCATCGGGGGACGCAGGCGGTCCCTGGCTGAGGCACACTTGAGGCATGCCCAGTCAGTACCAGCCACACCAGCGATTCACCGAGGCCGACCGCGAGAAGATCGCCGGGCGGTTGCGGGACGCCTTCGCCGACGGCCGGCTGGATCAGCCCGAGTTCTCCTCGCGGCTCGACCAGCTGTACGCCGTACAGACGTATGGCGAGCTGGAGCCGCTGGTGCGGGACCTGCCCCCGGTGCGGACTTACCAGACCCCCGCGGTCGTCCAGAACGCCACTCCCGCCCCGGCGCCCGGTGAGTTCCCCGAGCGGCAGCGGAGCAAGCAGGCAGAAAGCCACGGCCTGCGGAATCTCGGCGGTGGCTTCACCGGCGTGGTGGCCCTCAACGTGCTGATCTGGGGCGTCATCGGAGTGGCCAACGGCGGCAACTGGCCGCATTTCTGGCCGCTCTGGCTGCTCATCCCGTGGGCGATCATCGCCATGGGCCAGCTCGGAAAGCGACGTTGACAGCGGCCCCGGTCAGTCGCCACCCCCGGCGTTTGCGGCTGAGGCCGGACTGGGTGTGGCAACTGCGGCAGGGGTCGGCGCTGGTCTACGTCCTGTGGTTCGCGATCGCTGTCCCGCTGGCCATCATCGGTCTGCTGCTCGAACCGCGCTGGGTCGGCTGGCTGGTGCTGGGCTGGTTCCTGGTGCTGGTGCTCTGCACCGTGGCAGCACGACTGGCGGACAGGCGGCTGCGGCGAGCCTGGGCAGCGGCTGCGGAGCAGCTCGGCTGGGAGCTCGACGTGGCCGGGCCGACGGTGCTGGAGCGCTGGCCGTTCCCGCCGTTCAGCGCTGACCCCGAAGCCGAGGTCTTCGACGTCACCACTGGCCGGCATCGCGGTCGTGAACTGCTGACCGGCTGCTTCCGGCATCGGGTCGGCAGACGCCAACTGGGCTTCGACTTTCTCGACCTGGCCGTCGACCGGCCGTTGCCGCCGCTGCAGATCCTGCCGTCCTCGCTGGCGCCGGCCGCCGCGGCCAGCCTGCTGCCGATCAAGCTCGTCGTCGAGGGCTTGCCCAGCGCCTACCAACTCTTCAACGGCCGTGAGGATCTGGCGCTCCAAGTACTGCACCCACGGGCCGTCGAGGCCCTGGCGCAGGTCCCGCCGTTCGGCTTCAGCTGCGAGGGACGCCGCTTCGTCGTCATCCTGCCGGCCTACCGCGACACCGGTACGGCGCTCGCGCAGCTCGACGCGGCCTGCGACCTGCTCGACCTGATGCCGGAGCACGTCTGGCGAGCGGGCGAGCAGTGGCTGGCGACGAGACCCCTTTAGTTCTTGACGAGTAGCCGCACCAGGACGGCCATGTCCTCCTCACCGTGGCCCTCGGCAACTGCGCGGTCGAGCAACTGCTGGATCGGCAGCAGCACCAGCGGATCCACCCCCTGGTCCTCGGACGCGTCGATGAAGTTGCCGAACGCTGCGGCCTGCATGGCGAGGTTGGAGCCGGCCGCACCCGGCGCCGCGCCGTACTCGAGCTCGTTGGCCATCGGCGTGACCGAGCCGAGCATCGCGGTCAGCCAAGGGACCAGCAACTCGGTGGCGAAGGCGGTCGGCGAGAGTTTCTCGCTGGAGACCATCGCGAGGGCGTGGGCGACGCCGCCGAACATGCCGTACATCGCACTGAGCAGAGCCAGATCCTGCAGGGCGGCAAGACCGGCGTCGCTGCCGACGTACGTCGGTTTCGCCAGTACCGCGAGGTCATCGCGATGCTGCTCGAACGCTGCCGGCGAACCGCTGTAGAGGATGAAGGCGGCCGGTCCGCCGATCATCGCGGGAACGGCCATGATCCCGCCGTCCAGGTACTGCGCCCCTTGCTGCGCGGCCCATTCGGCGGCGCGACGGGCCTGAGCAGGCGTGCCGTTGGTGAGGTTGACGAGAGTCCGCCCGGACAGCTCAGGGGCGACGGGACCGAGCGAGTCGCGCACCGAGGCGTCGTCCAGCAGGCAGGTGACGAGCAACGGGCTCGCGGCGATCGCGTCGCCGATCGTCTTCGCCCGGACGGCGCCGAGGGCGTCGAGCTCGGGGGAGCGGCCGGGGGTGCGGTTCCAGACGGTGGCCGGGTGGCCGGCGGCCAGGAAGGTCCGGGCGAGGGCGGTCCCCATCGCGCCGAGACCCAGGACGGTGACAGGAGTCTTCATGCGCCCCAGCCTTGTGCGCGACTGTAGTGTCGACAAGTACCTACTATTTTGTCAGGTACTCACCCATTGGTAAGGATGAGCGATGGCAGTGACGACGCCGTACACCTGCGGTCTGGACGCCGCGGCGGACGTGATCGGCGGGAAGTGGAAACCGCGCATCCTGTGGGCGCTGAGCCACGGCCCGCGCCGGTTCGGCGAGCTGCGCAAGGACGTCTCCGGGGTGACCGAGAAGATGCTGATCCAGCAGCTGCGCGAACTGGAGAGCCGGCGGATCGTCCACCGCGAGGTGTTCCACCAGGTTCCGCCCAAGGTCGAGTACTCTCTGACCACGCTCGGTGAATCACTCAACGTGGCGCTGCTCCCGCTGGACCGGTGGGGCGCCGACCACCTGACCGAGATCGAGGCCTCCCGCCCCTGCTGAGGGCGGTCCTGAGGCCCGATTGGGTTTTTCCTGGGGGAGTGGCGTAAACTCTTTCCTTGGCCCTTCGTGGCCTCTTCTCGTGCTGCCCAGTGCGGCGCCGGAAGGCAGTACCACCATTCAGTTGTCGTCTACAGAAGTGCGAGGACATGCCCAAAAAAGAGGGAGTAATCGAACTCGAGGGCACCATCGTCGAGGCCCTGCCGAACGCGATGTTCCGTGTTGAGCTGTCCAACGGGCACAAGGTGCTCGCGCACATCAGCGGCAAGATGAGGCAGCACTACATCCGGATCCTCCCCGAGGATCGGGTCGTCGTGGAGCTGTCGCCGTACGACCTCACCCGGGGTCGCATCGTCTACCGGTACAAGTAACCAAGCCACCTGTCGAAGAAAGAAGCTCGATGAAGGTCAATCCGAGCGTCAAGAAGATCTGCGACAAGTGCAAGGTGATCCGCCGTCACGGCCGGGTCATGGTGATCTGCGAGAACCCGCGGCACAAGCAGCGGCAAGGCTGATCCAGCCCCACTCGCGTTTCCTGCACTTTCGCACCACAACAGCGCGCACGCTCGTCCAGCACCGCACCAAGCTGGATGCTGCCCCCGGAACAGAGGCCGGGGCCTTGCCGGTGATCAACTCACCGAGGCGGGCAAGGACGCGGCGCGCCACCACACCTCTGCCGACGAAAGGAACACCGCCACATGGCACGCCTCGTAGGAGTCGACCTGCCGCGCGACAAGCGCATCGAGGTCGCTCTCACCTACATCTTCGGTGTAGGTCGCACTCGCGCCCTGAAGACGCTCGAAGCCACCGGCATCTCCGGTGACAAGCGCGTCCACGAACTGGGCGACGAGGAGCTGGTCAAGCTCCGGGACTGGATCGAAGGCAACTACAAGATCGAAGGTGACCTCCGTCGTGAGGTGACTGCGGACATCCGCCGCAAGATCGAGATCGGGTCGTACCAGGGTCGCCGGCACCGCAGCGGCCTGCCGGTGCGTGGTCAGCGCACGCGGACCAACGCCCGCAGCCGTAAGGGTCGTCGCAAGGCGATCGCCGGCAAGAAGAAGAAGTGACCCGGATGACCGTCGACCACTCCAGGAGTATCTGACCTATGCCTCCCAAGAGCCGCACCGCGGCCGGCGCGAAGAAGGTGCGCCGCAAGGAGAAGAAGAACGTGGCCGTCGGCCACGCGCACATCAAGAGCACGTTCAACAACACGATCGTGACGATCACCGATCCGACCGGCGCGGTCATCTCGTGGGCCTCCGCCGGCACCGTCGGCTTCAAGGGTTCGCGCAAGTCGACCCCGTTCGCCGCGCAGATGGCCGCCGAGGCGGCCGGCCGGCGCGCGATGGAGCACGGCATGAAGAAGATCGACGTCTTCGTCAAGGGCCCCGGCTCCGGCCGTGAGACCGCGATCCGTTCGCTGGGTGCGGTCGGCCTCGAGGTCGGCACCATCCAGGACGTCACCCCGACCGCCCACAACGGCTGCCGCCCTCCCAAGCGGCGCCGGGTCTGATCCAGAGAGAGGCAGGTAGCTAACAATGGCCCGTTACACCGGACCCATGACCAAGAAGTCGCGCCGTCTCGGGGTCGACCTCGTCGGTGGCGACAAGGCGTTCGAGCGTCGTCCGTACCCCCCGGGTATGCACGGCCGCGGCCGTCCCAAGGAGAGCGAGTACCTGCTCCAGCTTCGTGAGAAGCAGAAGGCTCGTTACGCCTACGGCGTGCTCGAGAAGCAGTTCAGCCTGTACTACAAGGAGGCCTCGCGCCGTCCTGGTAAGACCGGTGACAACCTGCTGATCATCCTCGAGTCCCGCCTCGACAACGTCGTCTACCGCGCCGGCCTGGCCCGGACCCGTCGGCAGGCGCGTCAGCTCGTCGTACACGGTCACTTCACCGTGAACGGCATCAAGGTGAACATCCCGTCGTACCGCGTTTCGGCGCACGACGTGATCGACGTCCGGCCGAAGTCGGTCGAGATGACGCCGTTCATCATCGCCAGGGAGACCCACTCCGAGCGAGTGGTTCCGGCCTGGCTCGAGGCGCTGCCCGAGCGGCTGCGGATCCTCGTGCACCAGCTGCCCACCCGGGCACAGATCGACACCCAGGTCGCCGAGCACCTGATCGTCGAGCTCTACTCGAAGAACTGATCCTGTCCCCGCCGGCGGCTTCCGGGCTGCCGGCGGGGCAGGTCGTTTCTTCACTCTGCGACCTCAAATAGTGGTCGTCGCGGAACTAGAAGGAAGAATAGAAAGTGCTTATTGCGCAGCGTCCCACCCTGGCCGAAGAGGTCGTCGACGAGCACCGCTCGCGGTTCGTGATCGAGCCGCTGGAGCCGGGCTTCGGTTACACCCTCGGCAACTCCATCCGCCGTACCCTGCTGTCGTCCATCCCGGGCGCGGCGGTGACCAGCATCAAGGTCGACGGGGTACTGCACGAGTTCTCCACCGTCGCCGGGGTGAAGGAGGACGCCACCCAGCTGATCCTGAACCTCAAGGACCTGGTCGTCTCCTCCGAGCACGACGAGCCCGTCACCATGTACCTGCGCAAGCAGGGCCCCGGTGACGTCACCGCCGCCGACATCGCGCCGCCGGCCGGTGTCGAGGTGCACAACCCGGACCTGAAGATCGCCACCCTGAACGAGAAGGGCCGGCTCGAGATGGAGCTGGTCGTCGAGCGCGGTCGCGGCTACGTCTCCGCGGTCCAGAACAAGTCCGCGGACGCCGAGATCGGCCGGATGCCGGTCGACTCGATCTACTCCCCGGTCCTGAAGGTCACCTACAAGGTCGAGGCGACCCGGGTCGAGCAGCGCACCGACTTCGACCGTCTCGTCGTGGACGTCGAGACCAAGCCGTCGATGCTGCCCCGCGACGCCGTCGCGTCGGCCGGTAAGACCCTGGTCGAGCTGTTCGGTCTGGCCCGTGAGCTGAACGTCGAGGCCGAGGGCATCGACATCGGCCCGTCGCCGGTCGACGAGCAGATGGCGGCCGACCTGGCGCTGCCGGTCGAGGACCTGCAGCTGACCGTCCGGTCCTACAACTGCCTCAAGCGTGAGGGCATCCACACCGTGGGTGAACTGATCTCGCGCAGCGAGCAGGACCTGCTGGACATCCGCAACTTCGGCTCCAAGTCGATCGACGAGGTCAAGCTGAAGCTGGCCGAGATGGGCCTGTCGCTGAAGGACTCGCCCCCCGGCTTCGACCTGCGCGCCGCCGCTGAGGCCTATGGCGACGACGCCGAGGACGAGGACGAGAGCTTCGCCGAGACCGAGCAGTACTGAGCTAGCAAGGCCCATCCAAGGCCCTCACCCGGGCCTGAGATTTCCTGGAGTAAAGAGAGATGCCTACCCCTACCAAGGGATACCGCCTCGGCGGCAGCGCGGCGCACCAGAAGCTGATCCTCAGCAACCTGGCCACCTCGCTGTTCGAGCACGGTGCCATCACCACCACCGCGACCAAGGCCAAGCGCCTGCAGCCGCTGGCGGAGTCGCTGATCACCAAGGCCAAGCGCGGTGACCTGAGCTCGCGCCGTGAGGTGATGAAGCGCATTCGCGACAAGTCCGTCGTGCACGTGCTGTTCACCGAGATCGGCGAGCGGTACTCCGACCGTCCGGGCGGCTACACCCGGATCATCAAGCTCGGCCCCCGCAAGGGCGACAACGCCCCCATGGTGAAGATCGAGCTGGTCGAGGCGATGGCGGACTCGCCGAAGGCCAAGGCCGCGGCGAAGAAGGCCGCTCCGGCCAAGAAGGCGACCGCGAAGAAGGCGGCCGCCGCCGACGAGACCACCGCTGACGAGACTCCGGCCGCCGATGCCGCGGTCCAGGATGTCGTGGCCGGCAAGTTCGAGGGCTCGGCCGCCCCGCTGGACGGCGGCGCCGCTCCCGAGGGTTACGACATCAAGGGCAACGAGAACTCGATGAAGTACCACACCACCGAGTCGCCCTGGTACGACCAGACCGAGGCCGAGGTCTGGTTCAAGACCGAGGAGGCCGCCGCGGCGGCCGGCTTCACCAAGGCCGGCGAGACCGAGGACAAGTAACACCTGTCGTCCGGCAGCGCCCCTTCGCTTTCGAGCGGAGGGGCGCTGCTGCGTTAGATTGCCCTGTGCGCTGGCGGATCGATCTCAGGTATGACGGCACCGAATTCCACGGCTGGGCCCGGCAGGAGGGCCTCAGGACCGTTCAGGGGGTGCTCGAACAGTCGCTCGCCGTCGTTCTGCGGCAACGAGAGCTCCCATCGGTGACCTGTGCCGGCCGGACCGACACCGGCGTCCACGCCAGAGGGCAGGTCGTGCACGTCTGGCTGCCCGAGGGCCTGGTCGCCAGGAACCTGGTGCACCGGCTCAACGGCGTACTGCCGGACGACGTGTGGGTCTCTGGCGCCCGGGAGGCCGCTGAAGGCTT encodes:
- the rpsK gene encoding 30S ribosomal protein S11; amino-acid sequence: MPPKSRTAAGAKKVRRKEKKNVAVGHAHIKSTFNNTIVTITDPTGAVISWASAGTVGFKGSRKSTPFAAQMAAEAAGRRAMEHGMKKIDVFVKGPGSGRETAIRSLGAVGLEVGTIQDVTPTAHNGCRPPKRRRV
- the rpsD gene encoding 30S ribosomal protein S4; translated protein: MARYTGPMTKKSRRLGVDLVGGDKAFERRPYPPGMHGRGRPKESEYLLQLREKQKARYAYGVLEKQFSLYYKEASRRPGKTGDNLLIILESRLDNVVYRAGLARTRRQARQLVVHGHFTVNGIKVNIPSYRVSAHDVIDVRPKSVEMTPFIIARETHSERVVPAWLEALPERLRILVHQLPTRAQIDTQVAEHLIVELYSKN
- a CDS encoding winged helix-turn-helix transcriptional regulator encodes the protein MAVTTPYTCGLDAAADVIGGKWKPRILWALSHGPRRFGELRKDVSGVTEKMLIQQLRELESRRIVHREVFHQVPPKVEYSLTTLGESLNVALLPLDRWGADHLTEIEASRPC
- the secY gene encoding preprotein translocase subunit SecY, whose translation is MLGAFANAFKTPDLRRKILFVLFIIVIFRIGSVVPAPGVDVRALRTCIDVSQSGANANLYNLINLFSGGALLQLAIFALGIMPYITASIILQLLTVVIPRLESLKKEGQAGQTKITQYTRFLTVGLAVLQATAFVALARTPGRLFQGCNEALLYRDGWFPVVVMVLTMTAGTGIVMWLGELITDRGVGNGMSILIFTQIVATFPSQLWGIRKSKGVATFVVVLIIGLVIMAAVIFIEQAQRRIPVQYAKRMVGRKMFGGTSTYIPLKVNQAGVIPVIFASSLMYLPVLVSQFKQEEKWAQWIQGNLVKGDHPIYMVTYIALIIFFTYFYVSITFNPKEVADNMKKYGGFIPGIRAGRPTEEYLSYVLSRITLPGAIYLAFISMIPLVALVLLNASQNFPFGGTSILIMVGVGLDTVKQIESQLQQRNYEGFLR
- a CDS encoding DUF1707 SHOCT-like domain-containing protein, with the translated sequence MPSQYQPHQRFTEADREKIAGRLRDAFADGRLDQPEFSSRLDQLYAVQTYGELEPLVRDLPPVRTYQTPAVVQNATPAPAPGEFPERQRSKQAESHGLRNLGGGFTGVVALNVLIWGVIGVANGGNWPHFWPLWLLIPWAIIAMGQLGKRR
- the rpmJ gene encoding 50S ribosomal protein L36, with product MKVNPSVKKICDKCKVIRRHGRVMVICENPRHKQRQG
- a CDS encoding adenylate kinase; this translates as MRMLLMGPPGAGKGTQAKVLADRLGIPAVSTGDIFRANVKDETALGLEAKRYMDAGNYVPDEVTNAMVRDRLSEADAGEGFLLDGYPRTLPQVGTLDDILAEHGHQLDAVVALVADTDVLVDRMLRRAKVDGRSDDSEDVIRHRQEVYAAETKPLLRVYAQRGLLVEVDGVGEIEEVSERVLTALKTLEG
- the infA gene encoding translation initiation factor IF-1; translation: MPKKEGVIELEGTIVEALPNAMFRVELSNGHKVLAHISGKMRQHYIRILPEDRVVVELSPYDLTRGRIVYRYK
- the rpsM gene encoding 30S ribosomal protein S13; amino-acid sequence: MARLVGVDLPRDKRIEVALTYIFGVGRTRALKTLEATGISGDKRVHELGDEELVKLRDWIEGNYKIEGDLRREVTADIRRKIEIGSYQGRRHRSGLPVRGQRTRTNARSRKGRRKAIAGKKKK
- a CDS encoding DNA-directed RNA polymerase subunit alpha: MLIAQRPTLAEEVVDEHRSRFVIEPLEPGFGYTLGNSIRRTLLSSIPGAAVTSIKVDGVLHEFSTVAGVKEDATQLILNLKDLVVSSEHDEPVTMYLRKQGPGDVTAADIAPPAGVEVHNPDLKIATLNEKGRLEMELVVERGRGYVSAVQNKSADAEIGRMPVDSIYSPVLKVTYKVEATRVEQRTDFDRLVVDVETKPSMLPRDAVASAGKTLVELFGLARELNVEAEGIDIGPSPVDEQMAADLALPVEDLQLTVRSYNCLKREGIHTVGELISRSEQDLLDIRNFGSKSIDEVKLKLAEMGLSLKDSPPGFDLRAAAEAYGDDAEDEDESFAETEQY
- the rplQ gene encoding 50S ribosomal protein L17, sunset domain variant; the protein is MPTPTKGYRLGGSAAHQKLILSNLATSLFEHGAITTTATKAKRLQPLAESLITKAKRGDLSSRREVMKRIRDKSVVHVLFTEIGERYSDRPGGYTRIIKLGPRKGDNAPMVKIELVEAMADSPKAKAAAKKAAPAKKATAKKAAAADETTADETPAADAAVQDVVAGKFEGSAAPLDGGAAPEGYDIKGNENSMKYHTTESPWYDQTEAEVWFKTEEAAAAAGFTKAGETEDK
- the map gene encoding type I methionyl aminopeptidase; this encodes MRAAGLVVGRTLELLRGEVKPGVSTGDLDAIAEDAIRSAGATPSFKGYHGFTGSICASVNEEIVHGIPGDRVLAEGDLISIDCGAIVDGWHGDAAITVPVGQAAPELLELARICEESMWRGFAAASLGGRLTDISAAVEGYVRANSAYGIVEDFVGHGIGSAMHQPPNVPNFGKAGKGPKLVEGLALAVEPMITLGRQDNHTLEDDWTVVTDDGLASAHTEHTFTLTPQGPWVLTALDGGEAKLKELGVTFGPLAD
- the rplO gene encoding 50S ribosomal protein L15, which codes for MALKVHHLRPAPGAKTAKTRVGRGEGSKGKTAGRGTKGSKARNNIPENFEGGQMPLHMRLPKLKGFKSRNRVEFQVVNLDKLGQLFPEGGEIGVADLVAKGAVRDSLPVKVLGDGELTVALQVSVHKFSKSAKEKIAAAGGTTTEV
- a CDS encoding NAD(P)-dependent oxidoreductase; this translates as MKTPVTVLGLGAMGTALARTFLAAGHPATVWNRTPGRSPELDALGAVRAKTIGDAIAASPLLVTCLLDDASVRDSLGPVAPELSGRTLVNLTNGTPAQARRAAEWAAQQGAQYLDGGIMAVPAMIGGPAAFILYSGSPAAFEQHRDDLAVLAKPTYVGSDAGLAALQDLALLSAMYGMFGGVAHALAMVSSEKLSPTAFATELLVPWLTAMLGSVTPMANELEYGAAPGAAGSNLAMQAAAFGNFIDASEDQGVDPLVLLPIQQLLDRAVAEGHGEEDMAVLVRLLVKN